The Colletotrichum destructivum chromosome 8, complete sequence genome includes the window TTAGTTTTatctttcttttttttttttccttttcttcttctttttaaaTTTCTTTGAAGACAACTCAAAAATGAAGTGAGACACAAGGTTACAATGCCAAATAAAGACTTACCCAAGCAGAAAACGCATGGCGTAGAGTTGATGTCGGTTCTGTGCTGCGGCCTGGCACGCGGTGATGATCCCCCAGGTGAGGAAGATGCGGGATTGCCACAGATGCGGACTCATCTTTTTCAGCAGCAGGTTGCTGGGCGCCTCGAATATGATGTAGGCGATCTGTATCTCGGTCAGCTATTCGAAGATTCGCTGGATAAAATTGAACTCCCTCCAAACCACTCACGCCGTAGATGGACCCAACCCAGTTGTACTGGTCAGACGTCATGTCGAGCTCTTTCATGATGTTGCGCGGTTCGCCGACCTGCAGAACCCTGACGTTGGACGCATTTGTCTGATCGATCTTGAAGACTGTGTTAGCTTGCATTATCCCCTAAGGATTTCATTCCTTGGCCCAGGGTTTCTTAGGTCTCACCTGCTTGATCATGAACATGACCCCGATGAGGACCAAGAACGCCTTGTCCACCTTGTTGATGACAGacctctcctcctctgccgAGAACGTCGACAGAAAcgccgccctggcctccGGGTCGTCTCGCAGGTTGTCCACGTTGGCCCTCGCGACAGCCGCGTTGGCCTGCAGCTTCCGGCTCGTGGCCGCTGCATCGTGGTCGACTCGGACCTCGTCTGGCTGGGTTGAGGCACTCATAACGGCTTGGGTCTGTAGTTTGTGTCCATCACCTAGCCTTGATCATTGCATTTTCCCCAAGACAGCCCTTTCTTATGCTTTGGCTAATTGTCGACATCCTTAGCGAAAGCCGACGCCGGGACCGGTCAgcgacgtcgtcatcccCGACTCTCAACTGCACCCTTATCAGCGGGGGTTTCCAGGGCGTATGTATGATGTGCTTGAATTCGAGATGGCGATGCACCATTCGCATCCGACTGGTTGGCAGGAATCGCTCCCGCGGGCATGATCCGACGGGGTATCATTCGCGGAGGCGCGCCGAGGGGATATGGCGAAATCGCGGTCCACCATTCCACCATCCGCTCGACGGCGCTCTATCACGACTGCGACCCCTCGACCGGGCAGAGTCCGCCCTGCTTTGTGTACAGTGAATCTAGCCCGTTGGCTTCGAAATTCGGGGCTCGAGAGCGGCTAACTCTCGTTTTCCGGCTCCGATACAGGACGTTCGCTGTATCTTTGCCAATAGCATGACCTCCTTTTCCCCATGTTATTCGGAGAATAAGCCGTGTGGTTTCTGCACGCAACACGCCGGTAATATGACGCCAAACCATGGATGCCGCTGTGTGTTATAAGAAGAGGGTATACCGCAGTGTCTCAACAAGGGATTCCTCTGGCGATAGGTATCTATCCCCTGATCATCTTTAGAAACTCAGACCAACCTCGCTTCAGAAGCTTAGCATGCAAGATCTGCCATCTCACTAGTACCGCCGCCCATCATGTCCGACGAGAATCAGAACGGCGCCACGGGCGCCAAGCCAAAGAAGCAAATACTCCTCAACGCCTTTGACATGTTCACCGTGGGACACCTGTCCTTCGGCCAATGGCGGAACCCCAAGGACAGGGCCAAGGACAAGCGCCGGGATCTCACGTATTGGACCGACCTCgccaagctgctcgacaAGGGAGGGTTTGTCGGCCTTTTCCTGGCCGACACGTACGGGCCGTACGATACGTGAGTCTCTCTATAGCCTCTCCATCGACTCTTGAGTCGTACCACGACTACGGAAGAGCCGGCTAAGCGTGTTGTTCCAAACTTCCAGATACAAAGGCAGCGCGGAGCCGTCAGTCCGGACGGGCGCTCAATGGCCGATGGCTGATCCCGTCATCGTAAGCTGGCCCCGAATCCAAAATGGAATCGTAGATAGATGATGTTTACTGACGAACATCTcagcccgtctcggcgatggcTGCTGTGACCAAGAACCTGGGCTTTGCCATCACGACGTCGACTTCGTACGAGCAGGCCTACGTCGTCGCCAAGCGATTCAGCACTCTCGACCACCTAACGAAAGGTCGCTTCGGGTGGAATATCGTGACGAGCTGGAAGGAATCGGCGTCCAAAGCAGTGAGTGTGCTTTGTGAACCCGAGAATTCTGACCGTTCTAATACATCTGTCAACCACAAGGTCGGTTTGCCGCTGGTAGAACACGACACACGCTATGAGAACGCAGACGAGTATCTTCGGGTCTTGTATAAGTGCGTCTGCACCACATTCGGTCTTCATACAGGTAAACACAGCGACTGACAAGCGTACAGACTATGGGAAGGGTCCTGGTCAGATACGGCACTGGTAGAAGACGCTGAGAAGGGGATTTACTCCGACTACTCCCAGATCCGCCCAATCCATCACCACGGCAAATTCCACGTCGATGCTCCCTTCCTGACGGATCCGTCTCCCCAACGCACCCCGGTCTTGTTTCAAGCCGGGACATCTCCGTGAGTCGAGCCTATTTTTTGCCCAACTTGGAGTAGCTCGACAGCTCACCGGTGATCCCCCCAAGGGCCGGCATAAAATTCGGCTCAACCCACGCTGAGGGCATCTTCGTAGCCGGCCTCTCCCCCCACGTCGTCGCGCCCAGGGTGAAGGCCATCCGCGagggcgccatcgccgccggccgggacCCGTATTCGGTCAAGGTCTTCGCCATGATCACGCCCATCATCGgccgggacgaggacgacgcgcGGCGCAAGTacgacgaggccctgcgccacgtgctcgtcgagggcgggcTCGCGCAGTTCTCGGCCACGAGCTCACGGAGCAGGACGTCGCGGGCAACCTGCAACGCATCCACTCGTCGCTGTACAACCTGCGCTaccgcggcgacgacgtgccgAGGCTGACGCCGCGCAACCTCGGCACCGTCgcggccatcggcggcaacggcgcgaTGCCGGTcggcacggcggcgcaggtcgccgacgtgTTCCAGGAGTGgatcgacgtcgccgacgtggaCGGCTTCAACATCGGCTACGTCATCACACCGGGAAgcttcgaggacgccgtcgagtATCTCGTCCCCGAGCTGCGGAGCAGGGGTCTCCTCCCGGAGCCGATACCCGAGGGCGGTCCGGCACCGACCTTCCGGGAGCAGATTTACGGGCCGGGACAGAAGGGGTTGAGGTCCGACCACCCGGGCTACAAGTACAAGTACGACACGTACGAGcaggccgttgccgaggaagaagctgccAAGGCCCTCTCTGCCGAACAGAAAGCGTGAACAGAGAGAGATCTTACCGAGTCTAACCGAGTGCAACCAAGTTCGTGTTCCGGTGTTAGCTTGACACACAACAGTGAGACTCTGAGGAGCAAATCCGCAAATCATTGAACTTTGCACACTTCTTGGCTATGATGTTGCAGAGCAATGAAGCATAGCCGGCTACCAATTTGCAACTCGAGGCCACGTCTTATGCTGCCACGATGATGACTGAATTTCTTTTCGAAAAGCGGCATGGCCGTTTACCCACACTTCACTACGGACGGCAATGAGCCACCAGTCATTTTATGCTTGATCATAGTCGAAACCTTTTGTGGATTAGGGTTACCCGACTACGTCAATCCCCCAGATGACGCCAATGTTAAAGTACCTAGGCTGCAAGACACAGCTACAGCGAGTCAGTAAGAAACAGAAACGGGGTACAGAATTCGAGCGAGGCCGGGGGGTTAGACCCGATCATGTGGAGCAGTGTGTCTAGCTATTTTGTTTAATCCTGCTTTTGATCCGTGTTTCCTTTCCTCGGTCCACCCTGTTGGAATACGAGAATATGACTAAAGGATAAAGTAGCGATTCTCTCTCTGGAAGGACTTGGTAGCTCAACTCACTGATAATGCAGGATGCCGTCGAGCACAGGATGTAAAAGGCTTCTCGTCACATGGCAACATGGTTATTACCGGCTACATTGTGGAAGAGCAGGCAGACAGGCCACACCCGCAACTCGGCACAAGACCATTCTGTATGCTGGGACTTGGCCGTTGTTCGTGGGGCCGTAGCCGTGGGCCATGGTcggtcccccctccctctcccccaccGGAAGCGAGCGGAACATGGAGGCGAATTTTTTTCTATGACAAGTCAAGCGGTGAGTACGCGGGGAGAGAGTTAGTTGCCAAGACTCATAAACATGCCGAACGTCGTGCCGTTCAAAGTCGGGCAGACAGGTGACCACCTACCGGGTCgagccagagagagaggatcCCCCACATCATCCCCGCATCATCGATCCACGCCTCGTTGGACCAACAATACCACTACCCCATCGGCTTGGACGTCGCCCACTTTGAGGGGATTAGCAAGAGATTAGTCTTCCGAACCCCATAACCCCATAACCCGGGACCTTGGTGCTAGTAGTCCAGCAACCCCGGCAATGGTCCAGCTTTGCGGGGAGCAGCCATCCGAAGGTCTTCGGAAAGTCATCGAGCCCCCGCCGTGTTCGAGGTAGGGCCGATTAAGAGCCCCCGGTCCAGAGCCCCGCGATTCTCTTCTCTCCAATAGACATCCAGTGAATAATAGCAGGTTTGTCATAAATCCATGATGGAGATGGCGGTATGGGGACCAAGGAAAAGTCCGGGGTCTCCGCGTCGGTTCCATTGGGCTGGTGACCCGAACATCTTCCGGCCCAGACGGTGGTGACGACCACCCCTGGCCCTGTCGTTGACGCCGCCTCGTCATTTTTCGTCGATGACACGAACCGGGGGGACACGGTCTGGAAATCTCTGTAGTCCTGCCAAGTTGATACAGCACCAAAGTCAGAGTTGTTGTAGAGAGACCGGCAAAACAACAATGCAGACACAGTCAGTGAGCCAGCACGAAGGAGAGGTATGAGAGGGAACCCAAAGGGATGGTGAGAAAGATAGAAAACTGGCATCCGTTCCTTCACTTCCTCTGAAAACTCCGTGGATAACGTCTTCCACTGCCGGCGGCTGGGCAGCTGTCGATGCTGTCCCAATCCATACGGGGTTCCGGCTTCCGATGGTTGTCCCCAGTCAATGATATTGGCATCCAGTTGGCTCCATACCGACCATTACGACCGACACAAGGCCGTTGAACAGCTTGCCAAGAACGCAAGCATCCTCGTGTTTCTTGTTACTTCCACTTGGTGGGAGTCCCGAGGTAGCATTCATCGCCAAGTCCAGAGGATCAACAGCCATATCCCATCACTGAGATCAACGTCCGAGTGCGCTCATAAATACCCCTCTGATCCCACTCAGAATGTAGACAAGAAATAGCAACTCACTGTTTTTACACAGCTCTCAGTTCTCAGCTCTAGCAACTCATTGGCAAACATTTGGCCCATCATGAGATCTGAACTGGCAGCCTGGGCCCTGGCCGTCCTCCCCCTGGGAGCGAGCTGCacatccatccccccctcaAGCCTCCCTCACCTCTCTTCCCTGGCTCGCAGGAACGAGTCCCTGCCCATCTACAAGAATTCTTCCTACTGCGTCGACGACCGGGTCGAGGACCTTCTGAGCCGCATGACTCTCCAAGAGAAGGCCGGCCAGCTCTTCCAGAcgcagctgcagcagggGCCCAACGgcaccctcgacgccggcaacgCGACGGCCCGGCGCAACAGCACCGACAATATGATCGGCGAGAAGCACATGACGCACTtcaacctcgtcggcgacattGTCGACGCGCGGCAGGTCGCTGAGttcgtcaacctcgtccaGCAGCGCGCCCTCGACACCCGCCTCGGCATCCCCGTCACCCTGTCGACGGACCCCCGCCACAGCTTCACCGAGAACATTGGAACCGGCTtccgcgccggcgtcttctCTCAGTGGCCCGAgtccctcggcctcgccgccctgcggGACCCGTACCTGGTCCGGCAGTTCGCCGAGGTCGCTCGCGAGGAGtacatcgccgtcggcatccgGTCCGCGCTGCACCCGcaggtcgacctcgccacCGAGCCGCGGTGGTCCCGCCTGGGCAACACCTGGGGCGAGGACGCCAACCTCACCagcgagctcctcgtcgagtaCATCAAGGGCTTCCAGGGTAAAGAGCTGGGCCCTTACAGCGTGACGACCGTCACCAAGCACTtccccggcggcggtccGATGGAGAACGGCGAGGACTCCCACTTCACCTACGGCAAGAACCAGACGTATCCCGGCGACAACTTCGACTACCACCTCATCCCCTTCAAGGCGGCGATCGCGGCCGGCGCTAGGCAGATGATGCCGTACTACTCGCGTCCCATCGGCACCGAGTACGACCCCGTcggcttctccttcaacaaGCAGATCGTCACCGGCCTCCTGAGGGAGGAGCTCGGCTTCCagggcatcgtcgtctccgACTGGGGCCTGATCACGGACACGGTAATCCGCGGCCAGGACATGCCCGCCCGCGCGTGGGGGGTCGAGAGCCTGACGGAGCTCGAGCGCGCCGCCcgggtcctcgacgccggagTCGACCagttcggcggcgagcagcgcgtcgagctcatcgtccagctcgtcgagcagggcaaCGTGACGGAGGAGAGGCTCGACGTCTCTGTCCGGCGCCTCCTGCGCGAGAagttcctcctcggcctcttcgacAACCCCTTCGTCGACCCGGAGGCCGCGGCCCGCGTCGTCGGCAACGACTACTTCGCCCGCCTCGGCAATGACGCCCAGCGCAGGGCCTACACGCTGCTCACCAACAGGGACGAGATCCTCCCTCTGAAGCACGTCGGTGCCGAGACCAAGTTCTACATCGAGGGCTTCAACGCCACCTTGCTCGAGTCGCGCaacttcatcgtcgtcccgacgcccgaggaggccgactACGCCCTCCTGCGGCTCGAGGCGCCCTACGAGCCCCGTcccggcggcttcgaggccGCGTACCACGCCGGATCGCTCGAGTACtccgccgaggagaaggcccgCCAGGCCGCCATCTACGCGGCCGTGcccaccatcgtcgacgtgATCCTCGACCGCCCGGCCGCCGTTCCCGAGGTGGtcgacgctgctgccgccgtcttcggcagcttcggcagcggcagcgaggccTTCCTGGACGTTGTGTTCGGCATCGCCTCCCCGGAAGGCAAGCTGCCTTTCGACTTGCCCCGCTcgcagcaggccgtcgaggatgcGAGGGAGGACGTGCCGTTCGACACGGAGAACCCCGTGTTCCGGTTCGGTCATGGTTTGAGGTACGCTAGCAAGTGCGCGGCATGAGCAGAAATGGGACTTTCTTTGACGCAAGGGGTTCGTTGGGTCGAGACTTAAGAGGAAAGAGGTGTTTTCGGAGGATCTTTAACGACTATTGAATAATATGTGGTTGTCTGTACCTTGTGCAGCCAGTTACCTTAAGATTGTTAATGGTGAGAAACAGACATGGCAATGTTGAAAAGACCTGATTAGTTTGAAAAACGCCCTGAAAATGGTTTTCTGTGTCCCACACATGCCGTGTTAGTAGGGTGCACTCGTTGGCATCCTCCATCTCACTGAGGAAAGCATCGGGGTGATCCGGACGGAATTCTTTTGTAAGAGACATGATATCGAGTAGATGTCCGACTGTCTTTTTGCAAAAAACTTCAGCCGATGTTGCTCTACGCTAATTGTTTAGTTCCGCAGGGATGTAATGAAACTGTCGTCCGCGAGCGGACTGCCGTTGGCACCCCGGCCACCTCCGGCCAAGCAACGGAGGACGCCCCACTCCAGGCCGGTCTTGGCCGGTCTTGGCttccggcgccgacgtccaCTGACCTGGATAAGCAGTGAGTGGCCGTCTGAGATTGAGCATAACACTGTCAAGAACTCACcgacttcgtcgtcgagacgaGTAAGACCCTAAAGCGCATGGAGGCGACCTCGCTACCAGCAGATGAAAGGAAGGCCATCATATCCTGAAGCGCacagaaaggaaaaaagggaTTCTCTACATTTGCATCGAGATCTACACCAACTCGAGCCTATAGTCAACATCCTTAGCCGCCTCGATGCTCTGCTCCAACACCCCCGTCTCGTGCGTCGACAGCACCCTCGCGTTTGTCCCGACCATGCAGCTCAtgtccttcttcctcgcccccTTGACCCACTGCTGGTCGATCATCCAGTGCGTCGGGACGGAGAactcggccgggtcgtcCATCTTGTTCTTCAGCAGGCCGCCGTTGTACCACAGCAGGTCGTCTGTCTCGTCCACGTGCGCGATCACAAAGCTGCACACCTGCGTCTGGCCCGTCTGCACCACCGActccccgccgcccgccagcGGCTTCCGCCAGCCGACCATGCCGCCGTAGTGCCGCGAGAAGGCGTACGCCGCGCCCGTCGTCTCGAGGCCGATCCACCACGTCTCCTTGTCGCCGTACGTGATCCGGTACGTCCACGACGTGCGGACGTCGTAGGAGTTCTGCCAGCACGTGTGCAGCAGGCCCATTAGCACGTCCAGCCGGCCCTTgtcgagcacgacgacgcccgagtcgccctcctcggcgtaTCTCTCGGTCCACACCAGCGACTTCTGCAGCTCCTCGCTCGGGTGCTTGAGCATCTCGTGGTACCAGGCGTGCCGGTCCGGGAACTCGTCCTTCCAGAGCAGCCGGTCATGGAAGAGCAGCGCTCCCCTTTCCCGGTACGCGCGCTGTTGCAGCAGCTGCTCCGGGGGCTgcaggaagacgacgtcggcgtccaGAAGGATGACTTCTTCGAACCGGCTGCCCAGCGCGGCGAACGGTTTGATCGCccaccctccctccgccAGCCTCAGCGTGGTGTCGTTGAAGACGGTCAAGATATCCAGGAACTCGACGTGTCCGTCATCGGCCCCGGCCGCGGCCTCTACTATCGTATCGCGGTCCTCTTGCGAGAGGTCCTCGTCTCCGGCGTAGACGATCTGGATCGGCAGCTTTGTCCGGTGGACATGCCTTAGCGACGCCACCAGATGGCACGCGAAGCGCAACGTGCCCCGTCCGGTGgggatgacgatgccggcgttCCGGTGCGCGTAATCCATCTTGGTGTATCTGTCTCCGCCTCCCCCAacacgctgctgctgctgcgcaGGATGCCGCGCATGAGCGCCGGCATTTGAAAAGCTTCGCCTGAGATCGGCAAGCGGGGATTGGCTGTGAATATCCCTCGGCGGAGACTGCAGGTAGGGGAACAGGGATGAAGCGACTCGCTCGACcgtctcgtcgaggaactgCCTCTCGGCGCCCACAACCCGcagcccgtcgccgttgcccccgccgttcttctcctcgagcgcctcgatCCACGACCGCAACACCTTTGTCcgctcgccgagctcgccaaAGACATTCTTGTAGGGGGGGCCGAGGGGGTAGTCGACAAAGTACTGGGCCGTCGagttgatggcgtcgaggttgaggCCCGAGACCCTGGAGGTCCggaagctgaaggaggcCGATGTGAAGGGCGTTATGTGGCCGTTGAAGCGGAGGAGAtagacgacggcgagggcgatgaaggcggcggcggtgatgacTGGCGTCGACTGAGAGCCGTATCGGGGGAGGACTAAGAAGCGAAtcatcctctctctctctctctctctctctcgcctaCTTGTCCTTCGTGATGCTATGGTCCTCGGATTTTCTCGCGGAAAGACGCTCGCAAAAATCATAGACACCATCCTCAACACAACATTCTCGAAACGGGCGGTCAACTCCCTTAAGAACTGCCGCTGAGACCACTCTCCATATTGCTCCCATACTTGAAGACCTAAGCCTTCTTCTAGCCAAAAGCTTGTTCGTCCCAtaccccctcctcccgcgtCGACATTTAATTTACTTGACTGGCGACACTTGCTTCGTATGGCTTGCGTGTTCCGGGTTTCCTCCGTACCTACATATTAACAGCATGCCAGCCAGGACTATCCTGTTTGACGTTAGCTTGGCTGCGGCTGGAGTCTCACTCATTAGTACGCTTCGCCCCTATCCCTGGCTTCCTTGCTATCCCTGGCGTAGTGAAGGTTCTGAGAAAAAGCTAATGGCATTGTGTTCCGGGATGGTCCTTCTAAACTCCGGGCTGCCGGGACGAGTACGCGTCTTGGATATAGCGTGGACCCATTGCTTCATGGTCTCGGCCTGTAAGCCTCCCCCGCATTCCGAAAGTTGTCGACCCCTatttttctctccctctccccgtGTCGATGACAAGATCTCACTTATATCAGCAGCTGGAGAATGCCTCGGATCAGTGTGCCGCCCGTCTGCGGGAGACCGCCACATGTCCCGGTTTCTACTCTTGCTGTCTTTTTTGGACGCGCGTCGAGTCTTTGACCACTTGTGGCGAACCCTGATCGCCGAGTGACTACTGATATGCTGACGTTGTCATGTTGCTCGCCGAATACGCAAGCAAACCGCAAAGTCAACAACcggccacgccgtcgaccttgcctGTCCACTCCTTTGAATCAAAGTTCGTGATCAACCTCAGCCGCAAGCAAAACGCCTGAAATTCGGCATTGACCTTCTATTCCagggccaggccgccgccagaCGTGCCAAGGGGACGCTGTCGGTATTCCTATAGAAACAGTACTAGCGCCAAGAAAACTGACACTAGTGTGAAGGGGGGATGCTGACCTCGGGGACAGCTATGACTCGTATCGAGGGGACTTCCATCTAATAATATAATTGTTGCTTGTCGCCTTCTGAGCCATGAACGTCCATGATCCTCGAAAAAAACAAAGTCGTGTACTCATTGCAAACAGTTCCAAGACATGTCGGAACATGCCAAGGGTAACAGAGACCCAGGTTGGTTGAGAAGCAACTCAAACGATTGATAAGACTAAACATCGTCGTCCCAGAGCACAATTCAATAATGCAGACAGAATTGCCGCAGTTCTCGGAGCACCTAGGCGTGTCTTCCTCGAAGGTTATCGTCTCGTGGGATTTCTTACTCTTGTTATCGTTTGTGCGGTCCCTATCCCCTGTTCAACCCCATCGTCCTCTGTCAACCTCCGTAAACAGTCTTCCCACGGTCGAGTGTCCGGTTGAAAAGCGAAGTAACGTCTGCGCAGCAGCGTTTGAGCTGGTCTCATAATAGGATTGTGTGCATAAGAGAAACGACAATTGATCTAACGTTGATTGAGGAACGTCACTCTTGCTACGTAAGCGACACGCAGTCATGCTTCTCTGGAGCTGCATGGTCTCTGGCCTTCGAGACCCGAGGCGATCTTTGGCCCCTAATTTGACTACTACAATGATGGCTTTGGGACGCTTCCGGCTCATTTTTTGTTAGTCACTATCAGTTGGATAAACAATTCCCTTTTCTAGCCAGAAATAGCCGCATCTCTACCAGACCCGAGACCGACTGAGATTTGCTCAGAATATCGCCCCAACAATATCTTCGTGCCGATTGAACTTTCTCGGGGTTTGTTTCGGTTTGTTCTTGCGTTGCACACTTGGCGAATGAAAAAGATGAAGGAGATTCGGGGAACATATGATCAGCAGTAGGCCGCCACCACTCAGCTCTAGCTTTCTTTAAATGTAGTCATCGCCTTGAGTCAATGTTTAGATCGCTGTAGATGTTTTGCCTTGTTTCTAACAGACAAATATCGGCCCTCTGGGCTTAGTCGTATTTCCACACTGAAagtcacccccccccccccccccccctttcctcaCCAAAGCGCAAAAGATATCCCGCGTGCAATCCTATTTTTGGTCTTACGGCTGATGTTGACAAACCCTTCGTTACAATTCAATACCCTTTTACTCCACGTCCATTGATTATACAATCTGCCACTGCAATACAAGTTACTGGACAGCTTTTTGTAGGTTTCACCCCTTTGTATGGATTGACAGTAGCTGCGGTACAGAGTGGTGAGATTC containing:
- a CDS encoding Putative Luciferase-like domain-containing protein, encoding MSDENQNGATGAKPKKQILLNAFDMFTVGHLSFGQWRNPKDRAKDKRRDLTYWTDLAKLLDKGGFVGLFLADTYGPYDTRLSVLFQTSRYKGSAEPSVRTGAQWPMADPVIPVSAMAAVTKNLGFAITTSTSYEQAYVVAKRFSTLDHLTKGRFGWNIVTSWKESASKAVSVLCEPENSDRSNTSVNHKVGLPLVEHDTRYENADEYLRVLYKLWEGSWSDTALVEDAEKGIYSDYSQIRPIHHHGKFHVDAPFLTDPSPQRTPVLFQAGTSPAGIKFGSTHAEGIFVAGLSPHVVAPRVKAIREGAIAAGRDPYSVKVFAMITPIIGRDEDDARRKYDEALRHVLDVAGNLQRIHSSLYNLRYRGDDVPRLTPRNLGTVAAIGGNGAMPVGTAAQVADVFQEWIDVADVDGFNIGYVITPGSFEDAVEYLVPELRSRGLLPEPIPEGGPAPTFREQIYGPGQKGLRSDHPGYKYKYDTYEQAVAEEEAAKALSAEQKA
- a CDS encoding Putative glycoside hydrolase, family 3, glycoside hydrolase family 3 domain-containing protein — translated: MRSELAAWALAVLPLGASCTSIPPSSLPHLSSLARRNESLPIYKNSSYCVDDRVEDLLSRMTLQEKAGQLFQTQLQQGPNGTLDAGNATARRNSTDNMIGEKHMTHFNLVGDIVDARQVAEFVNLVQQRALDTRLGIPVTLSTDPRHSFTENIGTGFRAGVFSQWPESLGLAALRDPYLVRQFAEVAREEYIAVGIRSALHPQVDLATEPRWSRLGNTWGEDANLTSELLVEYIKGFQGKELGPYSVTTVTKHFPGGGPMENGEDSHFTYGKNQTYPGDNFDYHLIPFKAAIAAGARQMMPYYSRPIGTEYDPVGFSFNKQIVTGLLREELGFQGIVVSDWGLITDTVIRGQDMPARAWGVESLTELERAARVLDAGVDQFGGEQRVELIVQLVEQGNVTEERLDVSVRRLLREKFLLGLFDNPFVDPEAAARVVGNDYFARLGNDAQRRAYTLLTNRDEILPLKHVGAETKFYIEGFNATLLESRNFIVVPTPEEADYALLRLEAPYEPRPGGFEAAYHAGSLEYSAEEKARQAAIYAAVPTIVDVILDRPAAVPEVVDAAAAVFGSFGSGSEAFLDVVFGIASPEGKLPFDLPRSQQAVEDAREDVPFDTENPVFRFGHGLRYASKCAA
- a CDS encoding Putative alpha-mannosyltransferase, nucleotide-diphospho-sugar transferase, giving the protein MIRFLVLPRYGSQSTPVITAAAFIALAVVYLLRFNGHITPFTSASFSFRTSRVSGLNLDAINSTAQYFVDYPLGPPYKNVFGELGERTKVLRSWIEALEEKNGGGNGDGLRVVGAERQFLDETVERVASSLFPYLQSPPRDIHSQSPLADLRRSFSNAGAHARHPAQQQQRVGGGGDRYTKMDYAHRNAGIVIPTGRGTLRFACHLVASLRHVHRTKLPIQIVYAGDEDLSQEDRDTIVEAAAGADDGHVEFLDILTVFNDTTLRLAEGGWAIKPFAALGSRFEEVILLDADVVFLQPPEQLLQQRAYRERGALLFHDRLLWKDEFPDRHAWYHEMLKHPSEELQKSLVWTERYAEEGDSGVVVLDKGRLDVLMGLLHTCWQNSYDVRTSWTYRITYGDKETWWIGLETTGAAYAFSRHYGGMVGWRKPLAGGGESVVQTGQTQVCSFVIAHVDETDDLLWYNGGLLKNKMDDPAEFSVPTHWMIDQQWVKGARKKDMSCMVGTNARVLSTHETGVLEQSIEAAKDVDYRLELV